The Haloarcula halophila nucleotide sequence CTGATGCCAAGGCTCACAGCTGTCGAGAACGTCGCGATGCCGCTGGTCTTCGACGAGTGGGGCCGGGCCGAGCGCCACGAGCGTGCCCGTGAGCTGCTGGCCGATGTCGGTCTCGGCAAGCGATTGGACCACAAACCGACCGAACTCTCAGGTGGCCAGCGCCAGCGGGTCGCGATTGCCCGTGCGCTCGCTCCGAACCCGGAGCTGATTCTGGCCGACGAGCCGACCGGCAACGTCGATACTGAGACTGGCGATCAAATTATGGGTCTCCTCGACGACCTCCATGCGGCTGGGAACACGATCCTGCTGGTCACCCACGAGCGCCGAATCGCTGAACACGCCGGTCGGGTCGTCCACGTGCGCGACGGTGTCATCGAACGGATCGAGGAGCTGAGTGGCTGATGGACCCCAGAGAATCAGCTACCATCGCCCTGCGCTCGATCCGTTCACACAAGCTTCGCTCGACGCTGACGGTCATAGGCGTCGTCATCGGCATTGCCTCGGTCGTCACGTTCGCGACGTTCGGCGCGAGCGTCGAGTCCGAAATCGTCGGCGGTATCGCCGACTCCGGCGCAAACAACGTCTACGTGTTCGGCCAGCCGAACAACGAGGAAGGATTCGATCAGGCGCTGCAACCAGTGTTTACCGAGTCTGACATCGACAATCTCGGAACGATTCCGGGGGTGGAAACCGTCGTGCCGCGCGGGAGGATCCCAGTAAACTCGGTGATCCATCGGGGCGACACAGTGTCGGTCCAGGAGACGACGGCGACCACGCCCGACGCGGTCACGAACGAGACGCTCGTCGCCGGCCGCGGCTTCCACACTGGTGAAAACGAAACCGTCCTCAACCGAGCGGCGGTCGAGACAACCTTCGAGGAGAACGTCTCCGTCGGGGACGAAATTACCGTCCAGCGAACGGACCAGACATGGAACCTAACTGTCGTCGGCATCGTCAACGGAACCCGCGGCGAGCTTCCGGTTGGCAATTTCGGCCCACAGCCCGAGTTCTACGTTCCGGCCGACCCCTACTATCAGGCTATCGTCGAGAGTCCGTCGGCCAACGCCCGACAGCGAGCGTATCCACAACTCACTGTCGTCTCGGAGCCAGCCGAGACGCTGTCGGTTACCGACGCCGTCGAACGCTATTTGCAGGCGGAATCCGACGCTCGGCAGCTCGCCCCTGACGGGGTCGAACTGGTCGCTCGAACCAGCGGCGACTTCGCCGAGCAGATCAGCGATGTGATTCAGCAGATTACCCGATTCGTCACGGGGATTGCCGTCATCGCCTTGGTTGTCGGCGCGATCGGCATCGCCAACATCATGCTCGTCAGCGTAACCGAACGTACCCGGGAGATCGGGATTATGAAGGCCGTCGGCGCACGGAACCGCGACGTGATGGAGCTATTCTTGCTGGAAGCGACGTTGCTAGGCACTTTCGGGGCGTTACTCGGGCTCCCGCTGGGCCTGATCGTCGGTTGGGGTGCAACCCGGTACGCTGAGGTCGGCTTCGCGTTCGCACCCTTCTGGTCGGCGCTAGCCGTCGGCGTCGGCGTGCTGGTCGGCGTCGTCGCGGGCCTCTACCCGGCGTGGCGCGCCGCCCGCGTCGATCCGATCGACGCGCTCCGATACGAGTAGGGGTACCCCAAGGTCGTCGACCACAAGCCGTGTGTGGCCGTTTTTACTCCTCCGCTTCCCTTTGTTCCCAGCAAGCGAGATATCGGTGGGCGGTCGCCAAAGAGTGATAAGAATAGTATTTGATAAAGCTTCATTCTGGTCTTGCTTCTCGCAGCTTACTCGACGAACTCTTTGACAGTCGATACAGGAGTCTTACTCCTCAC carries:
- a CDS encoding ABC transporter ATP-binding protein codes for the protein MAQAETDDVVTLSDVRKRYDVGGVVEALAGVSLSLPAESYTAVMGPSGSGKSSLLNLVGGLDTPTEGTVTVGEQELSTATEAERAAIRGSQVGFIFQTFNLMPRLTAVENVAMPLVFDEWGRAERHERARELLADVGLGKRLDHKPTELSGGQRQRVAIARALAPNPELILADEPTGNVDTETGDQIMGLLDDLHAAGNTILLVTHERRIAEHAGRVVHVRDGVIERIEELSG
- a CDS encoding ABC transporter permease, producing MDPRESATIALRSIRSHKLRSTLTVIGVVIGIASVVTFATFGASVESEIVGGIADSGANNVYVFGQPNNEEGFDQALQPVFTESDIDNLGTIPGVETVVPRGRIPVNSVIHRGDTVSVQETTATTPDAVTNETLVAGRGFHTGENETVLNRAAVETTFEENVSVGDEITVQRTDQTWNLTVVGIVNGTRGELPVGNFGPQPEFYVPADPYYQAIVESPSANARQRAYPQLTVVSEPAETLSVTDAVERYLQAESDARQLAPDGVELVARTSGDFAEQISDVIQQITRFVTGIAVIALVVGAIGIANIMLVSVTERTREIGIMKAVGARNRDVMELFLLEATLLGTFGALLGLPLGLIVGWGATRYAEVGFAFAPFWSALAVGVGVLVGVVAGLYPAWRAARVDPIDALRYE